One part of the Raphanus sativus cultivar WK10039 chromosome 7, ASM80110v3, whole genome shotgun sequence genome encodes these proteins:
- the LOC108827860 gene encoding ylmG homolog protein 2, chloroplastic: MEATAANEPDTKSSNSSPGVTIPNFFVSLSSAFTQTPSVRTNKPSLRPLPPASDSVKLIQDFHRSLLSATEKFAGFVHSLAAKNPLFREAVRLSSEFRGVCDEIRLRNNTTRVRFGMSEHGFAAVLPGDSVAGMVVANGLINFFNIYNTILVVRLVLTWFPTAPPAIVNPLSTLCDPYLNIFRGVIPPLGGLDLSPILAFLVLNAFTSTAMALPCELPPSEGAASPSSCETKWMRRRRLSSNKNQTPSSASMN; the protein is encoded by the exons ATGGAGGCGACTGCTGCCAATGAACCAGATACGAAAAGCTCCAATTCCTCTCCGGGAGTAACGATACCGAACTTCTTCGTATCGCTCTCCTCGGCATTTACGCAAACACCTTCCGTGCGTACGAACAAGCCCAGTTTGCGACCTCTACCACCAGCTTCAGACTCCGTCAAGTTGATTCAAGACTTCCATCGTTCTCTGCTCTCCGCGACTGAGAAATTCGCAGGCTTCGTCCACTCACTCGCCGCTAAGAACCCTCTGTTTCGGGAAGCGGTTCGCTTGTCATCCGAGTTTCGCGGTGTTTGCGACGAG ATTCGTTTGAGGAACAACACTACAAGGGTTAGGTTTGGTATGTCTGAACACGGGTTTGCAGCGGTTCTTCCTGGAGATTCGGTTGCAGGAATGGTGGTTGCTAACGGGTTGATAAACTTCTTCAACATCTATAACACTATCCTTGTTGTCCGTCTAGTACTCACCTGGTTCCCCACTGCTCCTCCTGCCATTGTTAACCCCCTCAG CACTTTATGTGATCCGTACTTGAACATATTCCGGGGAGTCATACCGCCTCTTGGAGGATTAGATTTATCTCCCATTTTGGCTTTCCTTGTTCTCAACGCCTTCACCAGCACTGCTATGGCGCTTCCTTGCGAGCTCCCACCATCTGAAGGAGCGGCTTCTCCATCGTCTTGTGAGACCAAGTGGATGAGAAGGAGAAGGCTGAGCAGCAACAAGAACCAAACACCCAGCTCGGCTTCTATGAACTGA
- the LOC108814534 gene encoding copper-transporting ATPase PAA2, chloroplastic: MATNLLRLTLPPPSSLHFRPGKLLDAKFSKRIFLRHRRSRFRRHCSKPSFLVSNSIEITTQSSTIESEKSVASDDDDKPILLDVSGMMCGGCVARVKSVLMSDDRVASAVVNMLTETAAVRLKPEVVEAMAEEDAGESLAERLTESGFEAKRRVSGMGVAENVKKWKEMVSKKEELLVKSRNRVAFAWTLVALCCGSHTSHILHSLGIHIAHGGVWDLLHNSYVKGGLAVGALLGPGRDLLFDGIKAFGKRSPNMNSLVGLGSMAAFAISLISLVNPELEWDASFFEEPVMLLGFVLLGRSLEERAKLKASSDMNELLSLISTQSRLVITPSDNNTAADSVLSSDSVCINVPVDEIRVGDSLLVLPGETFPVDGNVLAGRSVVDESMLTGESLPVYKEEGCSVSAGTINWDGPLRIEASSTGSNSTISKIVKMVEDAQGNAAPVQRLADAIAGPFVYTIMSLSAVTFAFWYYVGSHIFPDVLLNDIAGPDGDPLALSIKLAVDVLVVSCPCALGLATPTAILIGTSLGAKRGYLIRGGDVLERLASIDCIALDKTGTLTEGRPIVSGVGSLIYEEKEVLKLAAAVEKTATHPIAKAIVNEALALNLETPETRGQLTEPGFGTLAEIDGRLVAVGALEWVSNRFHKKNDSSDVVKLESYLDHKLSSSSLTSRYSKTVVYVGREGEGIIGAIAISDCLRKDAEFTVARLQEKGIKTVLLSGDREGAVATVAKNVGIESESTNYSLSPDKKFEFISNLQSSGHRVAMVGDGINDAPSLAQADVGIALKIEAQENAASNAASVILVRNKLSHVVDALSLAQATMSKVYQNLAWAIAYNVISIPIAAGVLLPQYDFAMTPSLSGGLMALSSIFVVSNSLLLQLHKSETSGNS; the protein is encoded by the exons ATGGCGACCAATCTCCTCCGCCTCACTCTTCCTCCACCGTCGAGTCTGCATTTTCGTCCCGGTAAGCTCCTCGACGCTAAATTCTCGAAGCGAATCTTTCTCAGACATCGCCGCTCTCGTTTCCGGCGTCACTGTTCGAAACCTAGTTTCCTAGTATCGAACTCGATCGAGATCACTACTCAATCCTCCACCATCGAATCGGAGAAATCCGTTGcgagtgatgatgatgataagcCGATTCTCCTCGATGTGAGCGGGATGATGTGCGGAGGCTGCGTCGCCCGGGTTAAATCGGTTCTGATGTCCGACGACCGAGTCGCGTCTGCCGTGGTTAACATGCTGACGGAGACCGCCGCTGTGAGGCTTAAACCCGAGGTTGTTGAGGCGATGGCGGAGGAGGATGCGGGGGAGAGCTTGGCTGAGAGATTGACGGAGAGCGGGTTCGAGGCTAAGAGGAGAGTTTCCGGGATGGGGGTGGCGGAGAATGTGAAGAAGTGGAAGGAGATGGTGAGTAAGAAGGAGGAGTTGCTCGTTAAGAGCAGGAACCGCGTTGCGTTTGCGTGGACGTTGGTGGCTTTGTGTTGCGGTTCTCACACTTCGCATATTCTTCATTCCTTGGGAATACACATTGCTCATG GAGGAGTCTGGGACTTGCTACACAACTCTTACGTGAAAGGTGGTTTGGCTGTTGGAGCTTTGTTGGGACCAGGACGAG ATTTGCTGTTTGACGGCATAAAGGCTTTCGGGAAAAGATCACCCAATATGAACTCGTTAGTTGGATTGGGATCTATGGCTGCCTTTGCCATTAGTTTG ATCTCACTTGTGAATCCCGAACTAGAGTGGGATGCTTCATTCTTTGAGGAACCG GTCATGCTGCTTGGTTTTGTGCTCCTTGGTCGTTCTTTGGAAGAAAGAGCAAAGCTAAAAGCATCTAGTGATATGAATGAACTATTG TCACTCATCTCCACTCAATCAAGACTTGTGATTACTCCATCAGACAATAACACAGCAGCTGATTCTGTACTTTCCTCTGATTCAGTTTGCATCAATGTACCAGTTGATGAGATTCGAGTTGGAGACTCGCTTTTGGTTTTGCCTGGCGAAACGTTTCCCGTCGAT GGGAATGTGCTAGCTGGAAGAAGTGTTGTGGATGAATCTATGCTGACAGGAGAGTCACTTCCCGTGTATAAAGAAGAAGGTTGCTCAGTTTCAGCGGGAACAATAAACTGG GATGGCCCTCTACGGATTGAAGCTTCTTCTACTGGCTCCAACTCAACAATATCTAAAATCGTCAAAATG GTTGAGGACGCTCAAGGTAATGCAGCTCCTGTACAGAGGCTGGCAGATGCAATAGCCGGACCATTTGTCTATACTATAATGTCTTTATCTGCAGTGACGTTTGCCTTCTG GTATTACGTTGGTTCACACATCTTCCCAGATGTTTTGCTTAATGATATTGCTGGACCTGATGGAGATCCTTTGGCACTAAGCATAAAACTGGCCGTGGATGTCTTG GTAGTTTCCTGCCCCTGTGCACTGGGCCTTGCAACACCAACCGCCATATTAATTGGCACATCTCTTG GAGCAAAGCGAGGATATCTTATCAGAGGAGGAGATGTCTTAGAACGCCTGGCCTCCATTGATTGTATTGCTTTAGACAAG ACAGGGACTCTTACTGAAGGAAGACCCATCGTCTCTGGTGTTGGGTCTTTAATTTACGAAGAAAAAGAAGTTCTTAAACTAGCTGCTGCGGTGGAGAAGACAGCAACACACCCAATAGCGAAGGCTATTGTAAACGAGGCATTAGCGCTGAATCTGGAAACTCCAGAAACAAGAGGCCAATTGACAGAACCAGGCTTTGGAACTCTGGCAGAAATAGATGGACGTTTGGTTGCTGTGGGTGCACTCGAATGGGTTTCCAATCGTTTCCACAAAAAGAACGACTCCTCGGACGTAGTTAAGCTGGAAAGCTATTTGGATCATAAACTATCCAGCTCATCATTGACGTCCAGGTATTCAAAGACCGTTGTCTACGTTGGACGCGAAGGAGAAGGGATTATTGGTGCTATTGCAATATCTGATTGCTTGCGCAAAGATGCTGAGTTTACTGTAGCCAG GCTTCAGGAGAAAGGCATCAAAACAGTCCTCTTATCAGGGGATAGGGAAGGAGCAGTGGCAACAGTGGCAAAGAATGTGGGGATTGAGAGTGAATCAACCAACTATTCTTTGTCTCCGGATAAGAAGTTTGAGTTTATATCTAATCTTCAATCCTCTGGACATCGCGTCGCTATG GTGGGTGATGGCATAAACGATGCCCCTTCGTTGGCTCAAGCTGATGTCGGAATAGCTCTAAAGATCGAGGCACAAGAAAACGCTGCATCGAATGCAGCATCGGTCATACTTGTCCGCAACAAACTCTCACAT GTTGTGGATGCACTGAGTCTTGCACAAGCGACAATGTCGAAAGTTTATCAGAATCTGGCATGGGCAATTGCATATAATGTCATCTCGATCCCTATAGCTGCAGGTGTCTTGCTTCCTCAGTATGATTTCGCCATGACACCTTCCTTATCCG GTGGACTAATGGCACTGAGCTCGATATTTGTCGTCTCAAATTCATTACTTCTCCAGCTCCATAAATCTGAAACAAGTGGAAACAGCTAG
- the LOC108827861 gene encoding uncharacterized protein LOC108827861 — METGSSRFTSSRKFLAISLSVLAVLSPLYIDSLSEEDEEPEEELFGFMFSLPVLLLFLVLAIALSLYCDQSLTRFDPYWIHRLCGSFGGLLVILILLVFVLKCKASP, encoded by the coding sequence ATGGAAACAGGATCATCCAGGTTTACTTCGTCCAGAAAGTTTCTGGCCATAAGCTTGTCTGTGCTAGCCGTGCTCTCGCCTCTCTACATAGACAGCTTAtcagaggaagatgaagaaccggAAGAAGAACTCTTCGGTTTCATGTTTTCACTTCCGGTGCTCCTCCTCTTCTTGGTTTTGGCCATTGCTTTGTCCTTGTACTGTGACCAGAGCTTAACCAGGTTTGATCCTTACTGGATTCACAGGCTTTGTGGTTCGTTTGGTGGGTTGCTTGTCATTCTCATCCTTCTTGTTTTCGTCTTGAAATGCAAAGCATCTCCTTAG